A stretch of Geomonas oryzisoli DNA encodes these proteins:
- a CDS encoding OmpA family protein yields MTVPGWRKMGGRVLRVYLLGVALVLALPGGALCLTPSGTVISHDFTARFATPLLRQARSNQTQITVRDLADPELVPPRTATARAGVPVDFQHVLTNRGNSPDSFQLKAAPQAGVTETGPAPALRFYQADGVTPVPVNPEGVQVVGPVPAGASVNLVLRATAAAGSEGRVTTILLSATSLLAPARSSSVADLLQVPVPGSVAVLKTVTPAGAVLPGTVLSYRLVISNGEASPVAGVVVVDPLDELLEFQPGSATLPDGIPGTASYDAGSRSLRFEIPSLPAGTGAEVTFRAAVRQDAPGNAPIVNTAGVTSSLSATPALSNSTFNTVLARALVVVKQAGSAAAEAGDIVPYSVRVENVGAALLEHVTVEDRIPRGFRYLRGSSHLDGFAVADPAGSSRQLRWDLGTMAPGAVKVLSYRLVLSAEVPVGTSVNWAQASGVTRTGSASISPPASAAVKVRPSILGDKAVIMGRIFRDRNGNGIPDPGEPGEPGVRIYLEDGSFVLSDGEGKYSFTGVASGNHVLKIDRSTLDPALRSLPYNTAFAGVGWSQFVMVPFGGPARGDFALVPKAATTLPPAAAPAGTAPPAAAGTAPPAAAGTAPPAAAAPTTPPPAAAPLTAAPPAIPADWLLVGLGSATVGAKAGGGDAGVFHDQRLAFYTRGTLLGDYRLTAAYDSGKERRDGVFQAIDPEKYYPVYGDASDIGYDAQSRGKLFLKVQSGRSYLMEGDYRTDLSENEFSRYDRALNGATFAVNRDNVTVKGFESRTEETVVRDQIPGNGTSGHYLLSRRPVFENSERVRIEVRDRYHSERVISITEKVRYADYSIDYLSGTILFKEPVPSLDQFLNPVTIVVTYQADGGGDKRYVYGGRALIRSDAGSYLGGTAVIEEHPFKNTTLYGLDAGWRPGRWLDLKGEGAVSESLEKGRGSAWKTDLVLRPVDPLTLALYYRKVESDFFNPSMSGNEIGTEKFGGRLDYRAPAEMLVFAESFVQRNLIADRRLFGNQLGVARKYSLLQADAGVKLVREEKEGKEGAADLVYGGIKGSVTAKLDATLQREQLLSSSTIAEYQSKTFLKLDYRLNDRTKAFITEEYQEGSPLIRHATLFGMESKLSDRMRITSGYSLSSGVMGNTEQSNIDLHSKVVDQEGFSLTSRTGYQLENSLSGERGQAVLGLNSRYRVAQGLLVSSGFERVQTVQGDNGTRTAFTLAGEYLRPRDLKLTGRYEIRTGPGETASLYDAHTAYRLNPSFTLLAKASLWDRDADAGHDITADSYLGGAFRPLAGNPLQLLSLLRYKVEKRATLAGSPDLRSLIVSTEPTYRLVSRWTAQGKYAGKLSWSAGAGGRWNTYTDLVLAGLSYDLTERWELSAYLKLLNQYDAGMHSLGAVGSAGYRIYRNVVLSAGYNYARLDDRDLTGENYQGQGPFVGIKVKFDEEMFESDDAKVTPPPPAPVAAAPPEPVPEREPEPVAAVLVTLERLDEPLLLSGSAELFTLLVNGEAARLPSTAVTLSRERLASLELKGGRFARPLRLLASVDEPDQIRSWSLVFMDRAGEVIRKTGGRGAPPKRIDWAGNTDRSRVEQGEIYQCQLQVTYLDGSVFRTGRELFGVDRREAVLLTLAGGAFVFDKSALTTQAKRLLSGAARVLREHPDEKVIVEGHTDGIGSVEYNMALSRRRCDAAAQYLVQAEGIDPARLLRRWYGKSRPVADNVTTPGRRLNRRVELKGDFQQLSPTGPDDRYRTRPFVIINGQDVPVDALGRFETSLPGETGRLKVEMGDARGRYLATELPLPEVTVAQPSGAVLVRYGAAASGVSVSADGAILCRVSGSAGAGERLELDGRELPLTPLGTFAVEFPLGSGDRVLGMVVRNGVGCSKLLNLRLRSEKHLVAPAQVQP; encoded by the coding sequence ATGACGGTCCCGGGCTGGCGCAAGATGGGAGGGAGAGTGCTGCGGGTGTACCTTCTCGGGGTGGCGCTGGTGCTCGCTCTCCCCGGTGGTGCGCTCTGCCTCACCCCGTCCGGGACGGTGATCAGCCACGATTTCACGGCGCGGTTCGCGACGCCCCTCCTGCGCCAGGCGCGCTCCAACCAGACCCAGATCACGGTGCGGGACCTGGCGGACCCGGAACTGGTTCCCCCCCGGACCGCGACCGCCAGGGCCGGGGTCCCGGTCGACTTCCAGCATGTCCTCACCAACAGGGGGAATTCCCCGGACAGCTTCCAGCTGAAGGCGGCGCCGCAGGCGGGGGTGACGGAAACGGGTCCCGCGCCCGCCTTGCGTTTCTACCAGGCCGACGGCGTCACGCCGGTACCGGTGAACCCGGAGGGGGTCCAGGTCGTGGGGCCGGTCCCGGCCGGCGCGTCGGTTAACCTCGTGCTGCGCGCCACTGCCGCCGCGGGAAGCGAGGGGAGGGTGACGACCATCCTCCTGTCGGCGACCTCGCTGCTGGCTCCGGCGCGCAGCAGCAGCGTCGCCGACCTGTTGCAGGTTCCCGTGCCGGGAAGCGTCGCCGTGCTGAAGACGGTCACCCCGGCGGGGGCGGTGCTCCCGGGAACGGTCCTTTCCTACCGTCTCGTCATCAGTAACGGCGAGGCGTCGCCGGTGGCCGGAGTCGTGGTGGTGGACCCACTCGACGAGCTTCTCGAGTTCCAGCCGGGAAGCGCAACCCTCCCCGACGGGATCCCCGGTACGGCAAGCTACGACGCCGGCAGCAGGTCGCTGCGCTTCGAAATCCCGTCGCTTCCCGCCGGAACCGGAGCGGAGGTGACCTTCCGTGCCGCCGTGCGCCAGGATGCCCCCGGCAACGCCCCCATCGTCAACACCGCCGGCGTCACCAGCAGTTTGAGCGCCACGCCGGCCCTCAGTAACAGCACCTTCAACACCGTGCTGGCGCGCGCCCTGGTGGTCGTCAAACAGGCCGGCAGCGCGGCTGCCGAGGCGGGGGACATCGTTCCCTACAGCGTGCGGGTGGAGAACGTAGGCGCCGCCCTTTTGGAGCATGTCACGGTGGAGGACCGCATCCCCAGGGGATTCCGGTACCTGAGGGGATCGAGCCACCTGGACGGCTTCGCGGTCGCGGACCCTGCGGGATCGTCGCGGCAGCTCAGGTGGGACCTGGGAACCATGGCACCCGGTGCGGTGAAGGTGCTTTCCTACCGGCTGGTCCTCTCGGCCGAAGTTCCGGTGGGGACCAGCGTCAACTGGGCCCAGGCCTCCGGGGTCACCCGGACCGGGAGCGCCAGCATCTCTCCTCCGGCCAGTGCGGCCGTCAAGGTGCGTCCCTCCATTCTCGGGGACAAGGCGGTGATCATGGGCAGGATCTTTCGGGACCGCAACGGCAACGGCATCCCCGACCCCGGGGAACCGGGGGAGCCCGGCGTCAGGATCTACCTCGAGGACGGCTCCTTCGTTTTGAGCGACGGCGAGGGGAAGTACAGTTTCACGGGAGTCGCCTCCGGTAACCACGTGCTGAAGATAGACCGCAGCACCCTGGACCCGGCGCTGCGCTCGCTGCCGTACAACACCGCGTTCGCCGGGGTGGGGTGGTCTCAGTTCGTCATGGTTCCCTTCGGCGGGCCTGCGCGCGGCGACTTCGCCTTGGTGCCGAAAGCGGCGACGACCTTGCCCCCGGCCGCGGCTCCCGCAGGGACCGCTCCTCCTGCCGCCGCAGGGACTGCTCCTCCTGCCGCCGCAGGGACTGCTCCTCCTGCCGCGGCCGCCCCGACGACCCCGCCGCCTGCCGCGGCTCCCCTGACGGCCGCGCCCCCCGCGATCCCTGCCGACTGGCTCCTGGTCGGACTGGGGAGCGCTACCGTGGGGGCCAAGGCCGGCGGGGGCGACGCAGGCGTCTTCCATGACCAGCGCCTCGCCTTCTACACCCGCGGCACCCTGCTGGGGGACTACCGCCTCACCGCCGCCTACGACTCCGGCAAGGAGCGCCGCGACGGGGTGTTCCAGGCCATCGACCCCGAGAAATACTACCCGGTCTACGGCGACGCCAGCGACATCGGCTACGACGCGCAGTCCAGGGGAAAGCTTTTCCTCAAGGTCCAATCCGGCCGCTCCTACCTCATGGAAGGGGACTACCGCACCGACCTCTCCGAGAACGAATTCTCCCGCTACGACCGCGCCCTCAACGGGGCCACCTTCGCGGTGAACCGGGACAACGTCACCGTCAAAGGGTTTGAAAGCCGCACCGAGGAGACCGTCGTTCGCGACCAGATCCCAGGCAACGGCACCTCCGGGCATTACCTGCTCTCCCGTCGGCCGGTATTCGAGAACAGCGAGCGGGTCCGCATCGAGGTGCGCGACCGCTACCATTCCGAGCGCGTCATCTCCATCACGGAGAAGGTTCGCTACGCGGACTACTCCATCGACTACCTCTCCGGGACCATCCTGTTCAAGGAGCCGGTCCCTTCGCTGGACCAGTTCCTGAACCCGGTCACCATCGTGGTGACCTACCAGGCCGATGGGGGGGGCGACAAGCGCTACGTTTACGGCGGGCGCGCCCTGATCCGCAGCGACGCGGGCTCCTACCTCGGCGGGACCGCCGTCATCGAGGAGCACCCCTTCAAGAACACCACCCTCTACGGCCTCGACGCCGGATGGCGCCCCGGGAGATGGCTCGACCTGAAGGGGGAGGGCGCGGTGAGCGAGAGCCTGGAAAAAGGGAGGGGGAGCGCCTGGAAGACCGACCTGGTCCTGCGCCCGGTCGACCCCCTCACGCTCGCACTGTACTACCGCAAGGTGGAGAGCGACTTCTTCAATCCCTCCATGAGCGGCAACGAGATCGGCACCGAGAAGTTCGGCGGCCGTCTGGACTACCGGGCCCCCGCGGAGATGCTCGTTTTCGCCGAGAGCTTCGTGCAACGCAACCTGATCGCGGACCGCAGGCTGTTCGGAAACCAGCTCGGGGTGGCCAGGAAGTACTCCCTGCTGCAGGCGGACGCCGGCGTCAAGCTGGTACGCGAGGAGAAGGAGGGGAAAGAGGGCGCCGCCGATCTCGTCTACGGCGGCATCAAGGGGAGCGTGACGGCGAAGCTCGACGCCACGCTGCAGCGCGAACAGTTGCTCTCCTCCTCGACCATCGCGGAGTACCAGTCCAAGACCTTTCTCAAACTCGACTACCGTCTGAACGACCGGACCAAGGCCTTCATCACGGAGGAGTACCAGGAGGGCTCGCCGCTCATCCGGCACGCGACCCTCTTCGGGATGGAAAGCAAGCTGAGCGACCGGATGCGTATAACCAGCGGTTATTCGCTGTCCAGCGGTGTCATGGGGAACACCGAGCAAAGCAACATCGACCTGCACAGCAAGGTCGTGGATCAGGAGGGTTTCAGCCTGACCTCGCGTACCGGCTACCAGCTGGAAAACTCGCTCTCCGGCGAGCGCGGCCAGGCGGTCCTGGGGCTGAACAGCCGCTACCGAGTGGCGCAGGGGCTCCTTGTGAGCTCCGGTTTCGAACGGGTGCAGACGGTGCAGGGGGATAACGGCACCCGTACCGCCTTCACCCTGGCGGGGGAGTACCTGCGCCCCCGCGACCTGAAGCTCACCGGCCGCTACGAGATCAGGACCGGTCCCGGCGAAACCGCCTCGCTCTACGATGCCCACACGGCCTACCGGTTGAACCCCTCTTTTACGCTGTTGGCGAAGGCCTCCCTCTGGGACCGCGACGCCGATGCCGGTCATGACATCACCGCGGACAGCTACCTGGGCGGCGCCTTCCGCCCCTTGGCGGGGAACCCGCTCCAGCTCCTTTCCCTGCTGCGCTACAAGGTGGAAAAGCGCGCGACCCTGGCCGGTAGCCCCGACCTGCGCAGCCTGATCGTCTCGACCGAACCCACCTACCGACTGGTGAGCCGGTGGACGGCGCAAGGGAAGTACGCCGGGAAGCTGAGCTGGTCCGCAGGGGCGGGGGGGCGCTGGAACACCTACACGGACCTCGTGCTCGCCGGCCTCTCCTACGACCTCACCGAGCGTTGGGAGCTGTCGGCTTACCTAAAGCTGTTGAACCAGTACGACGCTGGGATGCACTCCCTGGGCGCGGTGGGGAGCGCCGGCTATCGCATCTACCGAAACGTCGTGCTCTCGGCGGGGTACAACTACGCGCGGCTGGACGACCGCGACCTGACCGGGGAGAACTACCAGGGGCAGGGACCCTTCGTGGGCATCAAGGTCAAGTTCGACGAGGAGATGTTCGAGTCCGACGATGCCAAGGTGACGCCGCCTCCCCCGGCGCCGGTCGCTGCGGCCCCGCCCGAACCGGTGCCGGAGCGGGAACCGGAGCCGGTTGCGGCCGTGCTGGTCACCCTGGAGCGCCTGGACGAGCCGTTGCTCCTCTCGGGAAGCGCAGAGCTCTTCACCCTGCTCGTCAACGGGGAGGCCGCCCGGCTGCCCTCCACCGCGGTCACCCTGTCCCGGGAACGGCTCGCCTCGCTGGAGCTGAAGGGGGGACGGTTCGCCAGGCCGCTGCGGCTTCTTGCCAGCGTGGACGAGCCGGACCAGATCCGTTCCTGGAGTCTCGTCTTCATGGACCGCGCCGGAGAGGTGATCAGAAAGACCGGCGGCAGGGGCGCCCCCCCCAAGCGGATCGACTGGGCGGGTAACACCGACCGGAGCAGGGTGGAGCAGGGGGAAATCTACCAGTGCCAGCTCCAGGTGACCTACCTGGACGGGTCCGTGTTCCGGACCGGGCGCGAGCTCTTCGGCGTCGACCGTCGCGAGGCCGTTCTGCTCACCCTGGCCGGCGGCGCCTTCGTGTTCGACAAGTCCGCTCTGACCACGCAGGCCAAACGCCTTCTGAGCGGGGCGGCCCGGGTGCTCCGGGAGCATCCCGACGAGAAGGTCATCGTCGAGGGGCATACCGACGGCATCGGCAGCGTGGAGTACAACATGGCCCTCTCCCGAAGACGCTGCGATGCAGCCGCGCAGTACCTGGTGCAGGCGGAAGGGATCGACCCGGCCCGTCTGCTGCGGCGCTGGTACGGCAAGTCCAGGCCGGTCGCCGACAACGTCACCACCCCCGGCCGGCGCTTGAACCGCCGGGTGGAGCTGAAGGGGGACTTTCAGCAGCTAAGCCCCACCGGCCCCGACGACCGCTACCGCACCCGTCCCTTCGTGATCATCAACGGGCAGGACGTCCCGGTCGACGCCCTGGGGCGTTTCGAGACCTCTCTTCCCGGCGAGACCGGCCGTCTCAAGGTGGAGATGGGAGATGCGCGTGGCAGGTACCTCGCCACCGAACTGCCGCTGCCGGAAGTGACCGTGGCGCAACCATCCGGCGCCGTCCTGGTCCGGTACGGTGCCGCCGCTTCCGGTGTCAGCGTCTCGGCGGATGGCGCCATCCTCTGCCGGGTGTCGGGCTCCGCCGGGGCGGGAGAGCGGCTGGAGCTCGACGGCCGCGAGCTCCCGCTGACCCCGCTGGGGACCTTTGCGGTGGAGTTTCCGCTGGGAAGCGGCGACCGGGTGCTCGGCATGGTGGTCAGAAACGGCGTCGGCTGCTCCAAGCTCCTCAACCTGCGGCTTCGCTCCGAGAAACATCTGGTCGCGCCCGCGCAGGTGCAGCCGTGA